A genomic window from Triticum urartu cultivar G1812 chromosome 7, Tu2.1, whole genome shotgun sequence includes:
- the LOC125525796 gene encoding protein PAF1 homolog yields the protein MAYRPYPPPQGAFPPQARPVNPYGQPPPPQAGYGQMPPPPFHAPPPPPPGPPPPHQPQYNFGHVPPQQQQQPPPPPPQMYYQPPPPPYGGNNNQAPPPPPPMSPPPSAPPPPPAQPPPRVAPPPPKEQQAKAALPRVEMEEQRRARKKREYEKQKVEDRKQQQMMRQSQATILQKTQQVRAAQQQQQPQPQSRHLQPSGGTRVATTVSRPASAPNTERFENRLKKPTTFLCKHRFRNELPDPSAQLKWLPLNKDKDRYTKYRISSLEKNYLPKMIVPEDLGIPLDLLDMTVYNPPAAQLPLAPEDEELLRDDEVLTPVKPEGIRKKERPTDKGMSWLVKTQYISPLSTDAAKMSITEKQAKERRESREGRDNVLENLNDRQKRIKAIAESFKAAKSRPVHQTKRGMEPEFVLPLVPDFDRYNDPFVMVNFDGDPTADSEQYNKLERPVRDECESQALMKSFQVSGSDPAKQEKFLAYMAPAPHELVKDLDDENEDFQYSWIREYHWEVRGDDKQDPTTYLVSFDDDDAKYLPLPTKLVLQKKKAKEGRSGDEIEHFPVPSRIIVSRTAHGDQMEHGESSSMHGNLKRQRSSVDDDLDEHPRHSRVEDMGQYSEEDYSD from the exons ATGGCGTACCGGCCGTACCCGCCGCCTCAGGGGGCCTTCCCGCCGCAGGCCCGGCCTGTCAACCCGTACgggcagccgccgccgccgcaggcAGGGTACGGCCAGATGCCACCGCCACCGTttcacgcgccgccgccgcccccgcccggACCGCCCCCGCCACACCAGCCTCAGTACAACTTCGGCCACGTGCCCccgcagcagcagcaacagccgccgccgccgccgccccagatGTATTACCAGCCCCCACCGCCGCCGTATGGCGGGAACAACAATCAAGCGCCCCCTCCACCACCACCAATGTCTCCTCCCCCTTCggcaccgccaccacctcctgcCCAGCCACCCCCACGGGTGGCTCCGCCGCCACCAAAGGAGCAGCAGGCCAAGGCGGCACTGCCAAGAGTGGAGATGGAGGAGCAGCGGCGAGCAAGGAAGAAGCGCGAGTATGAGAAGCAGAAGGTGGAAGACCGGAAGCAGCAGCAGATGATGCGCCAGTCGCAGGCCACCATTCTGCAGAAGACACAGCAGGTGCGTGCCgcgcaacagcagcagcagccacAGCCTCAGAGCCGGCACCTCCAGCCATCAGGCGGGACTCGGGTGGCGACAACTGTGTCTCGCCCAGCCTCCGCACCAAACACTGAGAGGTTTGAGAATCGGCTCAAGAAGCCGACAACGTTCCTCTGCAAGCACAG GTTTAGGAATGAACTGCCAGACCCAAGTGCTCAATTGAAATGGCTGCCTCTGAATAAGGACAAGGACCG ATATACCAAGTACAGGATCTCATCATTGGAGAAAAATTATCTGCCTAAAATGATTGTCCCTGAGGATCTTGGGATACCTCTTGACCTACTTGATATGACTGTATACAA CCCTCCCGCTGCTCAGCTGCCCCTGGCTCCAGAAGATGAAGAGCTGCTGCGTGATGATGAAGTTCTCACCCCTGTTAAACCAGAAGGTATAAGGAAAAAGGAGAGGCCAACCGACAAAGGCATGTCTTGGCTGGTCAAAACACAGTACATTTCTCCACTTAGTACCGATGCAGCCAAAATG TCGATCACTGAAAAGCAAGCAAAAGAAAGGCGAGAATCAAGGGAGGGTCGAGATAATGTCCTCGAAAATCTTAATGATAG ACAGAAGCGAATAAAAGCCATTGCAGAGTCCTTCAAAGCCGCTAAATCGCGCCCTGTCCACCAGACTAAACGAGGGATGGAACCAGAGTTTGTTCTCCCTTTGGTACCCGATTTTGATAG GTATAATGATCCATTTGTTATGGTGAATTTTGATGGAGATCCTACAGCTGATTCAGAGCAGTACAACAAGCTAGAGAGACCTGTACGTGATGAATGTGAATCCCAG GCTCTGATGAAAAGTTTTCAAGTCAGTGGTTCAGACCCTGCAAAACAAGAGAAATTTCTGGCATATATGGCTCCAGCACCCCACGAG CTTGTCAAGGACTTGGatgatgaaaatgaagacttcCAGTACTCCTGGATTCGGGAATATCACTGGGAA GTAAGGGGGGATGACAAACAAGATCCAACGACTTACCTTGTCTCatttgatgatgatgatgcaaAATATTTG CCTCTTCCTACCAAGTTAGTATTGCAGAAGAAGAAAGCTAAAGAGGGGAGATCTGGGGATGAAATCGAGCATTTTCCAGTGCCTTCTAGAATTATTGTGAGCAGGACAGCACATGGTGATCAGATGGAGCACGGAGAATCATCCAGCATGCAT GGGAATTTAAAGCGACAAAGATCTTCTGTTGATGATGATCTTGATGAACATCCGAGGCATTCTCGTGTAGAAGATATGGGGCAGTATAGTGAAGAAGACTATTCTGATTGA